The following proteins are co-located in the Maridesulfovibrio sp. genome:
- a CDS encoding YcaO-like family protein, with protein MRYELKLMDTLSGTGCFAAFPGPNLSFSEVLTYLEEHPYDEFMHRHMLDMLGKHRTRKIQKLIEEIKDDPKKNILAALIYEAVITHPRLDSLRSEVEATFDAQELKEYSPTLHLRSHLLPDQPLHNKWTGIFSENMEMHEELPTIEEAGIEQLYMNEELPSKDFTTASAIREKLENESKLPPAKERAPIEEVTANANKKLEAIGVFMGPQMRQKGCLSPFAVLHHWMVDNRTDNGCLSNSLRAIQTSYGRGFTYEQACVSCAMEVAERVSSYASIGKSGVANRTASLPVSKGSYAEISKEVPAINPDNLGLEAPYEGQEIWWMPAEKFDGEKHVQAKVPVQHVFLFCNLDEQNLFSGLSSTGLASGNTMAEARLSGLLEVLERDSNTTIPFNKERCFTIESEAPEVQKHLNAMQESGINVWFQDMTSELGIPCYTAFAVGKHGDINKGGGCSLSGKRALLSALTEIPYPFPGPPTSEIPEGLPVRKLEDLPDLTTGSAEGDVMVIENTLAANGFAPYYVDLTRKDLEIPVTRAIIPGLEIVSDLDKFSRISKRLYRNYLDIKNLL; from the coding sequence ATGCGCTACGAACTCAAACTCATGGACACCCTTTCCGGAACCGGATGCTTTGCCGCGTTCCCCGGTCCCAACCTGAGCTTCTCTGAAGTACTGACCTATCTGGAAGAACATCCATACGATGAATTCATGCACCGCCATATGCTGGACATGCTGGGCAAGCACCGCACCCGCAAAATCCAAAAACTGATCGAGGAAATCAAGGACGATCCTAAAAAGAACATTCTTGCCGCCCTCATTTACGAAGCAGTCATCACCCATCCCCGCCTTGACTCTCTGCGTTCTGAAGTAGAAGCAACCTTTGATGCGCAAGAACTCAAGGAATACAGCCCGACTCTGCACCTACGCTCCCATCTGTTGCCAGACCAGCCCCTGCATAACAAATGGACCGGTATTTTCTCTGAAAACATGGAAATGCATGAGGAACTGCCCACAATTGAAGAAGCCGGGATTGAACAGCTCTACATGAACGAAGAGCTGCCTTCCAAAGATTTCACTACCGCCTCCGCTATCCGAGAAAAACTGGAAAATGAATCAAAACTTCCCCCGGCCAAAGAGCGCGCACCCATCGAGGAAGTCACCGCCAATGCCAATAAGAAGCTTGAAGCTATCGGCGTATTCATGGGACCTCAGATGCGTCAGAAAGGATGCCTCAGTCCCTTTGCCGTGCTTCATCACTGGATGGTCGACAACCGCACCGACAACGGATGTTTGAGCAACTCCCTGCGCGCCATCCAGACCAGTTACGGCCGAGGATTCACCTATGAGCAGGCCTGTGTATCCTGTGCCATGGAAGTTGCCGAAAGGGTAAGTTCCTACGCAAGCATCGGCAAATCCGGCGTTGCCAACCGCACAGCATCCCTGCCTGTCAGCAAAGGATCATACGCTGAGATTTCTAAAGAAGTTCCGGCAATCAACCCCGATAACCTCGGCCTTGAAGCTCCTTACGAAGGTCAGGAAATCTGGTGGATGCCTGCAGAAAAATTTGACGGGGAAAAACATGTACAGGCAAAAGTTCCGGTACAGCATGTATTCCTGTTCTGTAACCTTGATGAGCAGAACCTGTTCAGCGGGCTCAGCTCCACCGGACTTGCCTCAGGAAACACCATGGCTGAAGCACGCCTAAGCGGACTGCTGGAAGTTCTGGAACGCGACAGCAACACCACCATTCCCTTTAATAAAGAGAGATGCTTCACCATTGAATCCGAAGCCCCTGAAGTCCAGAAACACCTTAATGCCATGCAAGAAAGCGGCATAAACGTATGGTTTCAGGATATGACATCCGAACTGGGCATCCCCTGCTACACCGCCTTTGCCGTGGGCAAGCACGGAGACATTAACAAGGGCGGCGGCTGTTCGCTTTCCGGCAAACGCGCCCTGCTCTCGGCACTCACCGAGATTCCATATCCGTTCCCCGGACCGCCCACTTCTGAAATTCCGGAAGGGCTTCCGGTACGCAAGCTGGAAGACCTGCCCGACCTGACCACCGGAAGTGCGGAAGGTGATGTAATGGTTATTGAAAACACTCTGGCAGCCAACGGATTTGCCCCCTACTACGTAGACCTTACCCGCAAGGATCTCGAGATCCCGGTAACAAGGGCAATCATCCCCGGACTCGAAATTGTTTCCGACCTCGATAAGTTCTCACGCATCAGCAAAAGACTTTACCGGAACTATCTCGACATAAAAAATCTTCTGTAA
- a CDS encoding FRG domain-containing protein — translation MKHPRLALDDFQALDMQSKWNAEKFFFDIETPHALSQLAGYAKYSLSEFGPVYFRGQSKHYGEMRPSLFRGIERSGTGDARVRQLQDYIKLQAKENSIFITNTPENAYEPILQHYGFKTRWIDIVDNIWSSLWFACHKATTAGKYGQYLHFEENDNEYCFIYLMQFGNEARKIGAGHIKTSTGMNVIDLRTAAPSMYLRPHSQHGLLARASIIDDTTINYQNYIVLTLRIKTTKALKWLGQTPLTQTHFMFPPATVDQGYQVFLDKKMPTHDILGCIHYIGT, via the coding sequence ATGAAACATCCAAGATTAGCTTTAGATGACTTCCAGGCTTTAGACATGCAAAGCAAATGGAACGCTGAAAAATTCTTTTTTGACATTGAAACTCCTCATGCACTCTCCCAGCTGGCTGGTTATGCCAAATACAGCCTTTCTGAATTCGGACCGGTATATTTCAGAGGTCAATCTAAACATTATGGCGAAATGCGCCCAAGCCTTTTTAGGGGCATTGAACGTTCTGGAACAGGTGATGCTAGAGTAAGGCAACTTCAAGATTACATAAAATTGCAGGCAAAAGAAAATTCCATATTCATAACAAACACACCTGAGAATGCTTATGAACCGATACTACAACACTATGGATTCAAAACCAGATGGATTGATATTGTCGATAATATATGGAGTTCATTATGGTTTGCTTGTCACAAAGCAACCACTGCTGGAAAATATGGTCAATACCTACACTTTGAAGAAAATGATAATGAGTATTGCTTTATCTATCTTATGCAATTTGGAAACGAGGCTAGAAAAATTGGAGCCGGACATATAAAAACATCCACAGGAATGAATGTGATAGACCTTCGTACAGCAGCTCCATCAATGTACTTAAGACCTCATTCTCAACACGGACTTCTAGCAAGAGCTAGTATAATTGACGACACAACAATCAACTACCAAAATTACATAGTTCTAACTTTAAGAATAAAAACAACCAAAGCCCTTAAATGGCTTGGACAAACGCCCCTGACTCAAACACATTTCATGTTCCCCCCGGCAACAGTAGATCAAGGCTATCAAGTATTTCTCGATAAAAAAATGCCCACACACGACATTCTAGGCTGCATTCATTATATTGGAACATAA